The following proteins are encoded in a genomic region of Arachis ipaensis cultivar K30076 chromosome B02, Araip1.1, whole genome shotgun sequence:
- the LOC107624797 gene encoding UPF0481 protein At3g47200 has product MATTAATETGSTFPLSETEYEMVKHVIDVRVLQDLKLSECSIYNVPCNLRKVNQEAYTPEMISIGPIHFNKEKLKPMQEHKQRYFHFFWHRVSNEQAMKKYKEFLESNEETIRQRYAHKFPEISKEKFVDMMLLDAVFIMELLLRNSCWKLDRSKHEREYRATKSFKSDHSDDYIVTQSWVNRNITRDLILLENQIPFFVVNKLYDDVVVPNDRNREIIEHYSCFVELAIHYFAFYDTQMSSCEETKRLLERNQSKKKKENLNGSFLGSRKKANTKSMDRDNGYSNPKHFTDLIRYFYLPPDNEIGESGCPDSVLRTATKLQDSGITFEKVLNRRLLHITFEKKPILSSFLCLGCLPYMNHVKARFRIPQLKVDHTTECILRNLIAFEQCHYPEEPYICNYVSLIDSLIHTQVDVELLVEKEVIVHELGSDKEVATLVNGLCRHVVANTTCYYGVINDLNKHYQNPWNRTMAALWLVYFRDPWRASSTVVGIAVLVFAVFNFLRVLNYYFVKSDGK; this is encoded by the exons ATGGCAACTACTGCTGCTACTGAAACCGGTTCAACATTCCCATTATCTGAAACAGAATATGAGATGGTGAAACATGTAATCGATGTTAGAGTCCTTCAAGACTTGAAGCTATCAGAGTGCAGCATCTACAATGTCCCTTGCAACCTTAGGAAGGTGAATCAAGAAGCTTACACCCCTGAAATGATTTCCATTGGTCCCATCCACTTCAACAAAGAAAAACTCAAGCCAATGCAAGAGCACAAGCAGAGGTACTTCCACTTCTTCTGGCACCGCGTCTCCAACGAACAAGCCATGAAGAAATACAAAGAGTTTCTCGAAAGCAATGAAGAAACCATCCGCCAGCGCTACGCGCACAAGTTCCCGGAGATCAGCAAGGAGAAGTTCGTGGACATGATGCTTCTAGATGCGGTGTTCATAATGGAGTTGCTTCTGAGGAACAGTTGTTGGAAGCTGGATAGATCGAAACACGAGAGAGAGTACCGTGCAACGAAATCATTCAAGAGCGATCACAGTGATGATTACATTGTGACACAGTCTTGGGTTAACCGGAACATAACAAGGGACTTGATTCTTCTTGAGAATCAGATTCCGTTCTTTGTGGTTAACAAACTGTATGATGATGTTGTTGTCCCTAATGATAGGAACAGAGAAATCATAGAGCACTATAGTTGCTTTGTTGAACTTGCAATTCATTACTTTGCTTTCTATGATACTCAGATGTCTTCTTGTGAAGAGACCAAGAGGTTATTGGAGAGGAATCAAtctaagaagaaaaaggaaaacctCAATGGATCCTTTCTTGGTTCTAGAAAGAAGGCTAATACTAAGTCCATGGACAGAGACAATGGTTACAGCAACCCCAAGCACTTCACTGATTTGATCAG GTACTTCTATCTTCCTCCGGACAACGAAATCGGAGAGAGTGGTTGCCCAGACAGTGTTCTAAGAACAGCAACAAAGCTCCAAGACTCTGGTATAACCTTCGAGAAAGTTCTCAACAGAAGGTTGCTACACATAACCTTCGAGAAGAAACCAATCCTGAGTTCATTCCTCTGCCTTGGTTGCTTACCATACATGAATCACGTGAAGGCACGCTTTCGGATACCGCAGTTGAAGGTTGACCACACAACAGAATGCATCCTTCGGAACCTGATCGCGTTCGAGCAGTGCCACTACCCTGAAGAGCCGTACATATGCAACTACGTGTCACTCATTGATTCGCTGATCCACACGCAGGTGGACGTGGAGTTGCTGGTTGAGAAGGAAGTGATCGTGCACGAGCTTGGGAGCGACAAGGAAGTTGCGACTCTTGTGAATGGTCTGTGCAGGCATGTTGTGGCCAACACGACATGTTACTATGGTGTCATAAATGATCTCAACAAGCATTATCAGAACCCTTGGAACCGTACAATGGCTGCCTTGTGGTTGGTCTATTTTAGAGATCCATGGAGAGCAAGCTCCACCGTCGTTGGGATTGCTGTCCTTGTTTTTGCTGTCTTCAACTTCCTCCGGGTTCTTAATTATTATTTCGTTAAGAGTGATGGTAAGTAA